In Spirochaeta thermophila DSM 6578, the DNA window TCCTGCAAGGTTGTAGGCCTTCTCCCTCACGGCCTCGGAGAAGAACTCCTTTCACATGGCATCCCACTGCGAAGCCACCTCGTCGAAATAGGCGTTACTGGACATGGGCTTCCTCCTGGTGTTGCTCACAGTCCCACTATAAAGACATTCGCCTGGAGTGTATATCACCACGCAGGGGCATCGATCTCTCGCATCGTGATGTTTGTAGTCCTTATATCTTACTAAAATGCTGGATATTTTTTGCAGAAAGGATATATTTTAAGTGAATCCTCGTATGAAGGAGCGTTCATGAGACGGATACCGATACTGCTCATCCTCTTCGGACTGATCGTCCTCTCCGGAGGAGCCTTGCTCACAGCCCTCGGCGCAGGAGAGGCCGCGGAGCCCGCCCCCCAGGCGGAGGAGGCCTCCCCCTCGCCTCCGGACCTTCCCTTCTACACCATGGAGGAGGTGGCCCGCCGCGCCGAGGCCGGTGAGTGCTGGATGGTGATCCACGACAAGGTCTACGACCTCACCGAGTTCGTGGCCCGGCATCCGGGTGGCAAGGCCATACTCGAAGGCTGCGGCAAGGATGCCACCGAGCTCTTCGAGACGAGGCCCATGGGCTCGGGCACGCCCCACTCCGAGAGGGCACGGGCTCTGCTCGACCGCTATCTCATCGGTTACCTCGAGGAAGAGGAGACGCGCTGATGTTTCTCTCGATCGCCTACTACCCCATCCTTGGAAAGCCTCTCATCTTCTGGCTTGGGCTCCTGAGCATCCTCTCCCTCATCCTCACCGTGGGATTCGCCTATGCGGCGCGAAGGAGGAAGCTTCCCCTCAGATGGCACATGCGAATGGGAAAGCTCACCCTTCTGCTCGCCCTCCTCCACGGCCTCCTCGCCCTGGGAGCGTACGTGTAGGGAGCAGGATTGTATTTTGGTTTACGAACATCTGGAATGGTTCTTCCGAGAGAGTAGTGTGAGTCTTTCTCCAGAGTTACATCGAAGTCACTGAAGCCAGGTGAAAGAGAGCGAGGAGAATATCCTTCACAGGTTTAGGTCGGAACAGTGATCTGATAGATCGAGTCATATCATCTGAAAATCTCGTTACTCTGTACGGTCCCTTCAGATGTACTGGAAAGAAAGAGGGGCGGCCGTCCGGCCGCCCTGAATCGTCCTCTGGGCCCCGCAGAGAGGAATCAGACGGGAGGATCCTCGTCGAGAAGATCGTCCAGTTCCTTGGGGTCTTCGATTTCGAGTACCGCGATCCACCCCTCGCCCTCAGGGTCGCTGCTGAGGAGTTCGAGGTTCTCCCGAAGTGCTCCGTTGATCTCCACGATGGTGCCGCTTACGGGGGCCTTCACCTCCTGGGTCGCCTTCACCGATTCCACGGTGGCGATGATCTCGCCTTTTTTCAATGTGCGTCCCGCTTCGGGAAGCTCGATGGCCACCAGGTCTCCCAGTTCTTCGGCCCCTGCGGAGGTGATACCCACCTTCCCTTTAGGTCCTTCCACTACGATGTACTCGTGATCGTTCGTGTATTTCTTTATCACTTCGTTTCTCCTAGCTTATGATGTTTCCCTGCTGGAAGATGAGGTCGACCAGTCCGCCGTAGTCCACACACCGGGGAGCAATGTGTTCTCCATAGCCTCTGGCTACGAGATCCTCTTTCAATACATAGACAGAGCCTTTCGTAGGGACGGGCTCGCCCTGCACC includes these proteins:
- a CDS encoding cytochrome b5 domain-containing protein; the protein is MRRIPILLILFGLIVLSGGALLTALGAGEAAEPAPQAEEASPSPPDLPFYTMEEVARRAEAGECWMVIHDKVYDLTEFVARHPGGKAILEGCGKDATELFETRPMGSGTPHSERARALLDRYLIGYLEEEETR
- a CDS encoding glycine cleavage system protein H, which gives rise to MIKKYTNDHEYIVVEGPKGKVGITSAGAEELGDLVAIELPEAGRTLKKGEIIATVESVKATQEVKAPVSGTIVEINGALRENLELLSSDPEGEGWIAVLEIEDPKELDDLLDEDPPV
- the tusB gene encoding sulfurtransferase complex subunit TusB; the protein is MALILVKHGPEHKEDQVKLECATEEDVVVLIQDGIYWVVQGEPVPTKGSVYVLKEDLVARGYGEHIAPRCVDYGGLVDLIFQQGNIIS